From Streptomyces sp. NBC_00775, one genomic window encodes:
- a CDS encoding LCP family protein: MDAQGRGRADNIDPADQWVLNPSTGEYELRLTPSAPQSGGVPRPRRSAPAGARARTAPGRDREAPGRETPSRDVPGPRRRRAEPPEPVPGRRRGRTKPKKSKAKKILLWTGGTMAFVLVAVSAAAYAYLKHLEGNVNTTDIGSAGKKGFSKDEAFNILIIGTDKRTGKGNEGYGDKNSVGHADTNILLHVSKDRTNATAMSIPRDLIVDVPDCPTVQSDGTTKVIGGTQNVRFNTSLGQEGRDPGCTMNTVKAVTGIAPDHFMMVDFNAVKTLTTAVGGVEVCVAHAVNDKESKLKLPKGKSVVEGEQALAFVRTRHSFGNQGDLDRIKVQQQFMGSLMRKMSSSNTLTSPTKLIKLAEAATKALTVDTGIGKVSTLKDIALELKKVPAKNITFTTVPVIDNPTEKVHATVVVNPTTAPEVFDAIKNDVSFTAVKQKEKKEKAAVAARLKGTRSAAADIRVDIYNGGADAGSAQATLNWLQNDEGVLKSSQLGNADETLSKTTLEYSPDQADQARKLADLMGLSASAMKPGKSEKNSQGLPAIVLTLGKDFKGAGVSMTTPTKAPDVDKSTADKTVCAS; the protein is encoded by the coding sequence GTGGACGCGCAAGGCCGTGGGCGGGCGGACAACATCGACCCCGCAGACCAGTGGGTACTCAACCCGAGCACCGGCGAATACGAACTGCGACTGACCCCTTCCGCACCGCAGTCAGGGGGGGTACCGAGACCGCGGCGGAGCGCCCCCGCGGGAGCGCGTGCCCGCACCGCGCCCGGCCGGGACCGCGAGGCTCCCGGTCGCGAGACCCCGAGCCGCGATGTGCCGGGTCCGCGCAGGCGCCGGGCGGAGCCGCCGGAGCCTGTTCCGGGCCGCCGGCGGGGGCGTACGAAGCCCAAGAAGTCGAAGGCGAAGAAGATACTGCTGTGGACCGGCGGCACCATGGCCTTCGTGCTGGTCGCCGTCTCGGCCGCCGCGTACGCCTACCTCAAGCACCTTGAGGGCAACGTCAACACGACGGACATCGGCAGCGCGGGCAAGAAGGGCTTCAGCAAGGACGAGGCCTTCAACATCCTGATCATCGGTACGGACAAGCGCACCGGTAAGGGCAACGAGGGCTACGGCGACAAGAACAGCGTCGGGCACGCCGACACCAACATCCTGCTGCACGTCTCCAAGGACCGTACGAACGCGACCGCGATGAGCATTCCGCGCGACCTGATCGTCGATGTCCCGGACTGCCCGACGGTTCAGTCCGACGGCACCACGAAGGTCATCGGGGGCACGCAGAACGTCCGCTTCAACACGAGCCTCGGCCAGGAGGGCCGCGACCCGGGCTGCACCATGAACACGGTCAAGGCGGTCACCGGCATCGCACCGGACCACTTCATGATGGTCGACTTCAACGCGGTCAAGACGCTGACCACGGCCGTGGGCGGTGTCGAGGTCTGCGTGGCCCACGCCGTCAACGACAAGGAGTCGAAGCTCAAGCTGCCCAAGGGCAAGTCCGTTGTCGAGGGTGAGCAGGCGCTGGCCTTCGTGCGGACCCGGCACAGCTTCGGCAACCAGGGCGACCTCGACCGCATCAAGGTGCAGCAGCAGTTCATGGGCTCCCTGATGCGCAAGATGAGCTCCAGCAACACCCTCACCAGCCCCACCAAGCTGATAAAGCTGGCCGAGGCCGCCACCAAGGCGCTCACCGTGGACACCGGCATCGGCAAGGTGAGCACGCTCAAGGACATCGCCCTGGAGCTGAAGAAGGTGCCGGCGAAGAACATCACCTTCACCACGGTGCCGGTGATCGACAACCCGACCGAGAAGGTCCACGCGACGGTCGTCGTCAACCCGACGACGGCACCCGAGGTCTTCGACGCCATCAAGAACGACGTCTCCTTCACCGCGGTGAAGCAGAAGGAGAAAAAGGAGAAGGCCGCGGTGGCCGCCCGCCTCAAGGGCACCCGCTCCGCCGCCGCCGACATCCGCGTCGACATCTACAACGGCGGCGCCGATGCCGGCTCCGCACAGGCAACTCTTAACTGGCTGCAGAATGATGAGGGCGTGCTCAAATCCAGCCAGCTCGGAAACGCTGACGAAACACTCAGCAAGACGACCCTGGAGTACTCTCCCGACCAGGCCGATCAGGCACGCAAACTGGCGGATCTCATGGGGCTGTCCGCTTCGGCGATGAAGCCTGGCAAGAGCGAGAAGAACTCACAGGGTCTGCCCGCGATCGTGCTGACCCTGGGCAAGGACTTCAAGGGCGCCGGGGTGTCGATGACCACCCCGACGAAGGCGCCCGACGTCGACAAGTCGACGGCGGACAAGACGGTGTGCGCCAGTTGA